The Pirellulales bacterium genomic sequence GAAGAAACGCCAAATGGGGTCCCACGTTCCCTTTGGCCGATTGGCGTCCACCTGAATATGAACCGTTCGAACGGCTGGCGCCTGCGTTTGAGGCGGAACTGCATCATCAGCCGCCAATGACCTTCCATTTGTCCAAGCGAGCGCCAGGAACAGGCCGGCTCGGCCGCACCATATATATAAGTATCGCATCAGTGAATCACACAGGCGGTTGTATCGCAGGAAATGGCCGCAACGCCCATGCAATATGGGAGTTTTGTACCAATCATACCGTATCCAGCGGGGGTCGCAAATTAGCGCCGGAGCTTTTGACTGGGAATCGAGGGAACCTACAGTTCAAAGTGGAACATTGCCGTCCGGCTACCGTCAGAAAGAGTTGATCTATGGAACACTGTTCGGAGGAAATCGATCCATTCGCCCTGGATCTGGAGGCGCTCAAAGAACGCTGCCTTGGAAACTTGGCGTTGGTGGAACGCGTACTGGCCAAATTCACCAAGCAACTCGATACCGATTTGGCAGAGTTGGAGCGTGCCATTCAGACCCGAGACGCAACCCAGGCGGCCCAAGTGGCGCATCGCATCAAAGGCACGGCCGGCAGCGTAGCGGCCCGAAATCTGTATGAAAATGCCTTCCGTGCTGAGCAACGCGCGTTGGACATGCAACTGGCGGAACTGCCGCGCGATTTGGAGCGCATGCGATGCGATCGAACACAATTATTGAAAACCATTGAAGGGATGAAGCAGCGCGCGTAGACGCATAATCTCCACTCAGATCCTCACTACTTACCCCTTTACGATTTAAGGTTCAAATTTCCCCGGTTTTGACATGCGAGTTTTAGTGGTCGACGACGATCCGGTGACTTCCGAAATCATCGTGGAAGATTTGCGCCAGTTTGGCTACGACGTGGTCGGCGCATCGGACGGGCAAGAAGCGTTCGACCTGATTCGTACCGGGCAATTTCATCTGGTGATTTCCGACTGGCAAATGCCCAAGATGAGCGGCCTGGAGTTGTGCCGCGAGATTCGCAAGCGCCAATGGAGCGGGTACATTTACGTCATTTTGCTGACTTCGCGCAGCGGAGTGGAAAACGTCGTGTGCGGTCTGAATGCCGGCGCCGACGATTTTTTAACCAAACCCTTCCATCCCCAAGAATTGCGAATGCGGCTACGCACCGGCGAGCGCATTTTGGCGCTGGAAAGCCGCGATTTAGTGATCTTCGCCATGGCCAAACTGGCCGAATTCCGCGACAAAGATACCGGAGCACACCTGGAGCGCATGCGCGAGTACAGCCGGATTCTTGCCGAAGAGCTTTCGCATTGGCCCAAGTACGCCCATGTGATCGACGGTGATTACGTGCAACTGATTTATTTAACCAGTCCTCTGCACGATATTGGCAAGGTGGGCGTGCCCGATTCGGTGTTGCTTAAGCCAGGCCGCCTATCGCCCGAGGAATTCGAATTGATGAAGCAGCACAGTGTGTTGGGTGGAGAGACGTTGAGAGCAGTGGCGGAAGGCCGTTCCACGGCGCAGTTCCTGGTCATGGCGCAAGATATTGCTCTGACACACCACGAACACTACAACGGTCACGGTTATCCAAATCAACTGCGTGGCGAGCAAATTCCGTTGTGCGGCCGCATTGTCGCCCTGGCCGACGTGTACGACGCACTGCGCAGCAAACGGGTGTACAAAGAGGCGTTCAGCCACGATACGGCCCGCGACACCATCGCACAGGAATCGGGGCGGCAGTTTGATCCTGACGTGGTGCAAGCTTTTTTGAATTGCGAAAAAGATTTCATCGCGGTGGCAAATCGCTTTCGGGACAGTGCTCCAATGACCCTTCGCGACAACTCGGCTCTTGTATCGCAGGTCGATTTAGGGCTTACGGACAACAATAACGCCGCCCCTGCGCACGACAGCAATCTGCCCGTCGGCGTGTAATAAGAAAGTCCGAAGAAGGTGACCGAGCCGAATTCGCACGTCTTGGCAGTCCTGGGTTTTGCCCTATTGCCGATGTCGGCCAGTATCGACGGATTGACCGTACAGCTTGCCTAAACAGCACTACCGTAGTGCTGCCTCCATGAACCGGCCCCATTCTTCCGGCCAGATTAACGTCGGGGGGATAAAGCGTGCCGATTGGAAAGGATATAGCCGGTATGCAGCGCCACGCAGTGGCATTCATCCGGACAGCATAAACCTTGGCTTGTACACCTTGTTCCTTCGGCAAAGGATTGCCCGCGATGTTTCGAAAATGGGCGTTTGCGATCGCGCTCTGCACTGGGTTGATCACGGCTGCAACAGCCTGGGCTGACGGTGTGATGCTGGACGGCGTTTCGCCTCGGTCGTTGTCGCGCGGCGGCACGAATTTGGGATTTGCCGACAACGGCGGCATCATATTTGACGATCCGGCGGCGATGGTGAACATCGATGGCCAGGAAATGGTCGACATCGGCGGCGACGCGCTGATTGTCAGCAATCAATTCACCAATTCTCAAAACCCGGGCGGAGCAGCCAGCACCACGTTCACTCCGGTGCCCCAAGTCAGCATGATTCGAAAGTCCGACGACGGCGTGTGGGCCTACGGAATCGGATTGTTCACGCCGGCGGGGTTCAGCGAAAAGTACAACATGGAAGGCCCGGTTACTTTGCCACCGGGCGACTATGAATACGAATCGTTCGGCGCATTAGTCAAGATCTTGCCAGCTTTGGCTTGCCGCGTGACCGATCGCTTGTCGGTCGGGGCCACATTAGGCATGGGTTACAGTTACGCCGAATTGAAAGGCCCTTACTTTGCGCAAAGCCTGAATACGCCGATTGTGCTCGATACCCACGGAGCAGGCGTCGACCTGCTTTGGTCGGCCGGCGTGCAATACCAATGGTCGGACGACACGACGTTGGGCGTGTGTTATCAAAGCCCTTCTCCATTTACATTGCGCGGCGATGCCAGCGTTGTCGTGCCGGCATTGGGCGGAGCAGCCTCGCATTACGATTCTAATCTCCACATGGAGTGGCCACAGTCGGTCGGCATTGGCATTCGGCATCAATTGAGTCCATGCCGCGTCATTGCCGCCGACGTGATTTGGTATGATTGGCAAAACTCGTTCGACCAGTTCACGTTGAATTTGCACGATCCGTTGAATCCGGAGTTCAAAGCGCTGGCCCCGAGCATTACGGAGGGGTTCCCGCTCGACTGGCGCGATAGCGTGTCGGTGCGAGTGGGCTATGAACAGCAACTCGCCAACGGCATGACGTTTCGTTTGGGATACGTTTATCATCCCAACCCAATTCCCGATGACACCCTAACGCCATTTATTCAGGCCACGTTTGAGGATGCCGTGACGATTGGCTTGGGCTGGAAGTGGAACTGCTGGGACGTCGACGTGGGCTACGCCCACGAGTTTTCGCCGCAATTGCATGGAAGCAATAGCGCTTTTGAAGTCAACAACGGTTTCAACGGCAGCACGAGCAACGGCCAAATCGACGCCATCGTGCTGGATTTCATTCGGCGGTATTAAATCGCCGGTTGTCAACTCTGCGGCGCGCTATGGCCTTGGCTCGGCGCCACGATGGCGTTTTCCGAATTGGCCACCGGATCAACATGCTGTGCCGTCGGTTGCTCTTGGGCAGGGTCGATGCGCACAGCAACGGGAGCTTTGTCGCGGCAAATAAAGTTGATGATTACGCCGATGGGGTCGCGAGTCACGGTCACGCCGCTCATGTCGTAACCGGCCAAGACAAACAATTGCCGGCATTCTTCCGTTGTGCGCTGGAAGAAATACCAATCGGCCAGCCATTGGTATTCGGTTTTATCATAAAGCTTCGTGTCTTTGAACGCGACATACACTACGCCGCCGGGATTGAGCGTTTCGCGCCAACCGGTCAAAAGTGGAATCAGGTATTCATCGGGAATGTAATCGCACAATCCCACGCTGTAAATTACATCGCTGCGGCCGAAACGCCGGATATTTGACGCGGAGGCCACCATCCGCAAGGCATTGTATCGCACAAATTTACTCGTAATGCCGCTTTTGGTCAGTGCCACTTGCGTTTTCGATTTGGCGAACTCCAGCGTTTCCGGATCGTTGTCGATGCACGTGAACGTGGTTTCACGCTCGACGGAAGGTTCGAACCCGCCCAGATATTCGCGGCACGATCCGCAAGCCACGTTCATCACGTCAACCCGGCCGCGCCGGCGCTCCAATTCTTCCATCAGAAAACGGCGTGCTTCCCACATTCGGGCCGGCACCGCCCGACCCAACGTGGTGTTCAAAAAGTAGCGATCCAAATACCCACCTAGGCCGCGAGACTTCGCCACCCCGTCATAAATCGCCGTCAGAAGCACGGCGTCGCCGGGATAGCCGCGCGGCTTGGTTAAGGCCCGTTGCATGCACCAGCTTTTGCCGAACCAGGGCCAAATGGCTTCTCGATAACGCCGCTGCACGTCCTTCAGTAATAGCGGATCTTCCGTTGAGAATTGCTTTTCAAACTCTGCGCAGACCGCCAACGAACGGTTGATGCAGTTCGTCAAATCTTCGACGATTTGATCAGAGTGCGGTAAAGCCTCGGAATCGATTTGACGATCAAAGGCCTCCAACTCTTGGGTAAACTGTGAAACATGATCAGAAAAAAAGGCGCCGATTTTTGAATCCATGGCATCACCAATTGGGCAGAAAAATGGGTACAAACGGGGCATGCCGTCGAATGGGCATAGCCCCGAAACGTGGTACAGGTCCTTGGTTCGCTGGAGCCGGTTAGAAAAGTACAAGCCCTGCGAGCCCTGCAATCGGTTATCCAAAATCGAGGCACATGATGCAAGCAAACGCCGCTGGTGTTTTTCCGAAACGGAAAATTATTTTCCACAAATGTTCAGTCTGTAGCGTTCGCGTAAACTTTGCATGACCGGGCTGATCGTTTTCGGCGCTCAATTGCGGAGACCCGCAAAAAAAGTGGCGGCCTGAATGCTGTTTTGCGATCGATGGGCGAACCGCGCTGCACGAGAACGCGCGGGTCAAGTCGACAAGGGGCCGCATTGTAAAGAAAATTCGCGTGGGTTTTTCGCCCTGACGTGTAAATTTTTCATCCGTGTTCTGACCGTCACGCCGCCGCTTCACCGTTCCTGGGCTAGGACCGGAAATGCAGATGTTTGCTGTGCAAAACAAGCCCGGAACGCACGACCAGCCGTTCTGCACCAAGCTACGTTTGTACAGGTGTTATCAGGTTTACGGCCTTTCTGCACGCACGGCATCAGGTGCAATGAAGTCTGCTGCGCACTCGATTTCACCATTGCTCCTTCCTGCCCTGTCGAGACGTAGCTCTGGGAATATCGTGTGACTAGCGCGAGAGAAAACACAATCGACCAACCGCAGCGAAATGCCGAACCGCGGATCGTAGGTTCCCGGTTTCAGCTGCGCGAATGTTTAAGCGAAGCTCATCGCATTCGCACGCATGCCGGCCGCAGCATCGACGACGGCAGCGAGGTGATTGTCAAAATCATTCCGGTCGATGCGGTTCATCCAGGTTCTTTGATGCGGTTGGAACATGAGGCCGCGCATCTCCAACGCCTGCAAAGTCCCTGGATGGGGTCGGTGGTCTATGTTGGCCGCGAGCAAAACGAACTGCTGCTGGTTTACCAGCGCGTGCCAGGCATTTCGTTGCGAAAGTGTCTGGGCATACGCCGATTGACGGTAGCGGAAGCACTGGCGGTGGGCCAGGCCTTGTTCTCCGCCCTTCGCGATATGCATCAACATCGGCTGTTGCATCGTGGAGTGCGGCCCAGCAACGTCATGGTTCCCGCAGCTCCTTCGTTGACAAAAGCCACGCTGGTCGATTTCGATCCCGCTCCGGCGTTGCGTTCGGACGAAGGGGCGGCACACGATCCATCGCTCGAAGCGGCCTGGTATCTTTCTCCGGAGCAAGCCGGTTCGTTGGATCAAGATGTCACCGAAGCGTCCGATTTGTATTCCGCCGGAGTAACGTTGTTCCACTGCCTCGCCGGACGGCCGCCGTTCACCGGCAATACACTCGGCGCGATTTTATACGAGCACATGACCGCCAGCGTCCCCGAGTTGCGCAGCTTGGGAATTGCCGTGCCGCGCGCCTTGGACGAAGTCGTGCAGAGATTGCTTCGAAAAGATCCGCGCGATCGTTACCAATCGGCCCTGGCGGTGGTGAGCGATTTGCAGGCCATCGCCATGGCGATGGAGCGCGGAGAAGCGGAACCGGCCCTGGTCATCGGAGCCTGTGACGTCCGTCATACGCTGGCAGAGCCCGCGTTTGTGGCGCGGGCCACGGAACTGGCGGCTTTGGACGAACAAATGCAGCGCACCGAGGGTGGTCAGGCCGGTTTGATTTTGTTGGAAGGAGAATCAGGCGGTGGAAAAACACGTTTGTTGACTGAAACCACGCACCGGGCGACATCACGCGGCTTTTGGGTGTTGTGGGGCCAGGGGACAAACGATGTCGCGCGCTTGCCGTTTTCGTTGCTGCAAGGCGTCGTCGAAGGTTTTCTCTCGGCCGTGGAATCCAATCCGGAGCTTGCCCCCGTAGTTCGAGAACGATTAGGCGATGAAGCGCCGGTCGTCGCTGCCGCGCTTCCGGGCTTGGCAGATGCATTTGGCTCGACGGCGGCCTTTGCCTCCGCTCCTGAGGAAGCGGGCGAAGTCCGTACACTCCACGCTTTAACCAGTTTCCTCAATGCCTTGGGTACGCCGGAGCGGCCCGTTCTGTTGGTGCTCGACGATTGCCAATGGGCGGACGAGCTTACATACCGTTTAATTCGCCGCTGGCAGGCCCAGGCCGAAACGGAAGAGGGCCATCGTCCGGTGTTGCTGTTAGCTGCATTTCGGTCGGAGGAAACCGATGAGCATCATCCTTTGCGGCGTACCAACCCCGCTCTGCATTTGCGCCTGTCGCCGTTTGAAACGGGCGAAATCAAACAACTTGTGGAATCCATGGCCGGTCCACTCCCCGCCGCTGTGATCGACGCCGTCACCCGATTGGCTGAGGGCAGTCCTTTCATGGCCTCGGCTGTATTGCGCGGATTGGTGGAGTCGGGCACGCTTCAACACGAAACAACGGGTTGGCGAGTCGACGCACAGCAAGTGGACGAAGTGCAATCTTCACGCCAGGCGGCTGCTTTTTTGGCTCGGCGGTTAAATCTATTGCCGCCGGACACGTTGCGCTTTCTTTCCTACGGAGCGGTGTTGGGCAAGGAATTTGAGTTAAACGTCGCTACCGAGTTAACGGAGCAGACTCCCGCCCAGGCGATTGCGGCCCTAGATGTCGCACGTCAACGGCGTTTGATATGGCTGCGACCGGACGGTTCGCACTGCGTATTCGTGCATGATAAAATTCGATCCGCTTTGCTCGATTCGCAGGAAGAATCGCAATTGCAAAGCCTCCACGGTCGGGCGGCAAAATACCTGCAACAGCACGCACCCACCCGCAGCGCGGAAATCGCCTATCACTTCGATGCCGCCGGCGATTCTCGCTCGGCTTTGCCTTATGCCTTGCAGGCGGCCGAACAATCGCGCGCGCAATACGCCTTGGAAATCGCCGAGCAGCAATACCGTATTGCCGAACGTGGCTCGTCCGGAGCGATTGCCGCGGTCCGCTATCAAGCCTTGGAAAAGCTCGGCGAGGTGCTCATGCTTCGCGGTCGTTACGACCAAGCGGGCGAAAAACTTCAAGCCGCCGCGATTGCCGCCAACGACTCTTGGGACGAAGCCCAGGTGCTTGGAAAACTGGGCGAATTGGCCTTCAAACGCGGCGACATGGAACGGGCCATTCAAAATTACCAACGTGCGCTTAGTTCGTTGGGAAGATATGTCCCCAGCCGTTGGCCCGTGTTGCTGTTGCTGACGCTTAAGGAAGCCGTGGTCCAAATTTTGCATACGTGCTTTCCGCGACTGTTCGTGCATCGTTTTAAGCGCTTGCCGGATGAGGAAGAGCAGCTCATGCTTCGATTGCTCAGCAATTTGGCTCACGGTTGCTGGTATTGCCGCAGCTTGCTGCACGTAATGTGGGCCCATTTGCGGAACCTGAATTTTGCGGAACGCTTTTTGCCCACGCTGGAACTTGCTCAGGCATATGCTGAACATGCTCCGGGCTTGACCCTGGTCGGCTACCTGAGCCGGGCGCGGGCCTATGCGCAAAAATCACTGGATATTCGTCGGACGTTTGGCGATTGGTCCGGTCAGGGACAGTCGCTGCATTATTACGGCGTCGTTCTGTACGCCGGCTCGCGGTATCAGCAGTGCATTGAAAAATGCCGCGACGCCATTCGACTGTTGGAACGCACCGGCGATTATTGGCAGGTGCACATTGCGCGTTACCAAATTGCCGCCTCATTATATCGACTGGGTGATTTGCAAGGCGCTTTGGAAGAAGCGCGGTCCAATTACGAGTCGGGAATCGAGCTTGGGGACGAGCAAGCCTCCGGAATCATTCTGGATATTTGGGTTCGCGCTACCGGTGGCACTGTGCCTCGACAAATATTGGAACCGGAACTAGAACGCCAGCGGCACGATGCGCAGGGCAAGGCGCAAGTGCTATTTGCTCACGGTTTGCATCTCCTGGGCGCCGGTCAATTAAACAACGCGCAGCAACGGATCGAGCAGGCGATGGAAGTGGTCGAGGCGGCGGGAGTGCGCAACGCCTACACTTTGCCCTACTGGCCCTGGCTGGCCACGGTCTTGCGGCTCCAAGCGCTGAAATTGGAACACCTCACTTCGCAACGTCGGCACGAACTGTTGCAGCACGCGGAAACCGCTGCGCGGCGGGCAATTCGTCAGCGCTGGTTGTGCAAAAACGATTTGCCGCACGCTTACCGCGAATTGGGCCTGATCATGGCGATGTGCGACCGTCCACGCAAAGCCCTCCGCTATTTCGGAAAAAGTCAGAAGGTAGCCAAACGGCAGCAAGCCCAATATGAGTTTGCTCAAACACTGTTGGCCCGCTCAGAGTTAGAAGCCGAAATAGGACATCCCGCCGCCTTACCCCACAAATCGGAAGCGCAAGCCATTTTGGGCGAATTACGCATCTACGATGTGCAACGAGATGTAGCGAATCCAACGCCTCAGCCGGCCAGTTTGTCGCTGGCGGATCGCTTCGATGCCGTGCTCGATTGGGGACGGCGGATTGCTTCGGCCCTATCGCCCCCGGTGATTTTAGGCGAGGCGCGCATTGCCGCGTTGCGGCTGTTGCGCGCCGAACATTGCCTCGTGTTGCAAATCGTAGATCAGGACGGAAAACGCGCCTTGGTGCCGGCTACCGGCAGCATTCCCGGCAGTTGGAACGAATCGAAGTTAATCGACGCCTTGCGAATTCGCCGGGCGGTGGCGTTCGTGGAAGAAACCGGAATCAAAGGCAACAACACCGCCGATTCTGGGACTGATCGCTCCGCGTTGTGCACGCCCTTGTATGTGCGCGGCCAAGCCGTCGCCTGCTTGTACGCGACCCACGAACATGTGCGAGGCTTGTTCGGAACCGATGAAGAACGGTTGGCCGATTACATCGCCACGATCGCCGGGGCGGCCCTGGAAAATGCGGCGGGCTTTACGCAGTTGCAAACCCTCAACGAAAACTTGGAGCAGCGCGTGCAGGAACGAACCGCCGCCGTGGAGGCCCGGTCGCGGGAGTTGGCCCAATCGAATCAGGAACTGGAACGGCTGACTCAGCAGCTATTGACGGCCCAGCAGGAATTGACAGTTGCCAAGCAGGCCGCGGAAGCCGCCAGCCAGGCCAAGAGCCGCTTCCTGGCGATCATGAGCCACGAAATCCGCACGCCCATGAACGGCGTGATCGGCATGACCGAGCTGACCCTTAACACGCAGCTTTCGCGTCAGCAGCGTTCGCAATTGAGCGTGGTGAAAGATTCGGCCAACGCACTGCTGGCCATTTTGAACGACATTCTCGATTTCTCGAAGATCGAAGCCGGCCGCCTGGAGCTGGAATCGATTCCTATGTCGGTGCGCGACGTGGTCGAGGATGCCGCGCGATTATTTGCCGTGCCCGCTTCGCGCAAAGGATTGGAGCTGATTTGTCATGTTGCGCCGGAGGTCCCAAAGCATTTACTCGGCGACCCCAGCCGGTTGCGGCAAATCGTGTTGAATTTGGTGGGCAACGCCATCAAATTCACTGACTCCGGCGAAATTTACGTGCGGGTGGATTGCCGCGAGAAAGCCAACGACCAATGTGTTCTGCATTTTTCCGTGCAGGATACCGGCATTGGTATTTCGCCGGAAAATCAGCAAAGTATTTTCGAGGCTTTCCGGCAAAGCGACAGCTCCATGACGCGCCGGTTCGGCGGCACAGGTTTGGGACTCTCGATTTCATCGCAGTTGGTCTCGCTGATGGGAGGACGCATTTGGGTAGAAAGCCGCCTGGGGGAAGGCAGCGGATTTCAATTTGTCGTCCCATTACATTTGGCGGCAATTGCATCCCCGGCGGCAGAGCCAGTGGAGACACAGCCACTTGAGTCCGTGTTACCCATTTGCAAGACCCCAATTCCACGCCGCGCTGTGCTAATCAGCCGAAACATCCATGCACGGGAAGCCTACGCTGCGATGTTGAAAAACTGGGATCTAGAGATTGACGTCGTAGACCCGTCGGACGACGTAGTTTCGAAGTGCCAAGGCGATGCCGAGGGCAAATCGCTGGCCGATATATTGATTGTCGACATTTCGGCGGCGGAGCCGGCGGAACTCGACCACGTGGAAATGCTACAACACCAACTTCACGCTGCGGTACCAATCGTCGGCATTGCGGCGCCGGCGGGCCGCTTCGATCTGACTCAACGCTGCCAGGAATTGGGAATCGAACATTGCGTGACAAAGCCCGTCAAAATGCAGGAATTAGAAATCGCGGTGAAAGCGGCGATGACTGCGGGAAATGAATTAACGGTTCAACCCAACTCGGAAGTTCAACCCGCCACTATGCCGGCACTGCATATTTTGGTGGCCGACGATAGCCCGGTTAATCAGGAAGTAGCGACCGGCCTGTTGGAGTTGGAAGGACATCAAGTGAAAACTGCCAACTCAGGACGTGATGCGCTGGAACTTTGGCGTCAACAGCGTTTCGATTTAATTCTGATGGACGTCGAAATGCACGACCTGGATGGCCTGGCCGCCACCACCGCCATCCGCCAACAAGAAGCGAGGTTGGGACGCAGGACCCCAATCATCGCCATGACCGCACATGCGGTCGAGGGGTTTCGCGATCGCTGTTACGCCGCCGGCATGGATGGCTATATTTCCAAACCCTTCCAGCCGGACGAACTGTACCGCACCATTAGGAACCTCTGCCCCCAAGTTGTCCGTGTTGGAACTTGACCCTCGAGCTACAAATACGGAAGATATAGGCCACGCATCCAAAAAGATTCGTGGCCGCGGTCCAAACATCATGTGGCGGGCCTCGGGCTTCGAGTTCGGGCTGTACTAACAGCGTGATGAAATTCATTTTCTTTCACTGCTCAAAACCGCTCTAACATGGAGGACGAGTTGTTCACTACCCGCATGGATTCACCCCCTTTCGATTGCAAGCCGTATTCGTCGCAGTGGTACCAGCAGCTTCGTGGTCTACTGGGCGAGGCGGGTTGTCGTCGGTTGGGTTTTTATGAACTGCCGGCAGATTTTTTGCTCTCAGTGGTCATTCCAGTTTACAACGAGGCGGCGACCATTTGCACTCTCGTCGAGCGTGTGAAAGCGGCGCCGATGCGCAAGGAACTCATCTTGGTTGACGATGGCAGCAGCGATGGCTCTCCCGCCATTCTTCAGCAACTGCAACAGGAGAATTCTGACGATCCAGAAAACCGGCTCGTCGTTCTGCTGCACCAGCAGAACCAAGGAAAGGGCGCTGCCTTGCGGACGGGTTTTGCAAGCGCCTCCGGAAATGTGGTTCTCGTTCAGGATGCCGATCTCGAGTACGATCCGTCCGATTACGCGCGCTTGTTGCAACCGATTGTGGAAAACCAGGCCGACGTCGTCTATGGAAGTCGTTTCCTGGGAGATCAACCCCATCGGGTGTTGTATTTTTGGCACTACGTGGGCAACAAGTTGCTCACGATGCTTTCAAACTGTTTTACAAATCTCAACCTCACCGACATGGAAACCTGCTACAAGGTTTTTTCGCGGCGAGCTTTGGCTGAAGTTTTGCCTTCGTTGCGCCAAAATCGCTTCGGAATCGAACCCGAGATCACGGCCAAAATCGCGCGGCATCAGTTGCGGGTGTTTGAGCTTTCGGTCAGTTACTCCGGCCGAACTTACGAACAAGGCAAGAAAATTGGCTGGCGCGACGGGGTGCAAGCACTATGGTGCATCCTGCGCTATGGATTTGCTGAT encodes the following:
- a CDS encoding Hpt domain-containing protein, giving the protein MEHCSEEIDPFALDLEALKERCLGNLALVERVLAKFTKQLDTDLAELERAIQTRDATQAAQVAHRIKGTAGSVAARNLYENAFRAEQRALDMQLAELPRDLERMRCDRTQLLKTIEGMKQRA
- a CDS encoding response regulator; the encoded protein is MRVLVVDDDPVTSEIIVEDLRQFGYDVVGASDGQEAFDLIRTGQFHLVISDWQMPKMSGLELCREIRKRQWSGYIYVILLTSRSGVENVVCGLNAGADDFLTKPFHPQELRMRLRTGERILALESRDLVIFAMAKLAEFRDKDTGAHLERMREYSRILAEELSHWPKYAHVIDGDYVQLIYLTSPLHDIGKVGVPDSVLLKPGRLSPEEFELMKQHSVLGGETLRAVAEGRSTAQFLVMAQDIALTHHEHYNGHGYPNQLRGEQIPLCGRIVALADVYDALRSKRVYKEAFSHDTARDTIAQESGRQFDPDVVQAFLNCEKDFIAVANRFRDSAPMTLRDNSALVSQVDLGLTDNNNAAPAHDSNLPVGV
- a CDS encoding outer membrane protein transport protein produces the protein MFRKWAFAIALCTGLITAATAWADGVMLDGVSPRSLSRGGTNLGFADNGGIIFDDPAAMVNIDGQEMVDIGGDALIVSNQFTNSQNPGGAASTTFTPVPQVSMIRKSDDGVWAYGIGLFTPAGFSEKYNMEGPVTLPPGDYEYESFGALVKILPALACRVTDRLSVGATLGMGYSYAELKGPYFAQSLNTPIVLDTHGAGVDLLWSAGVQYQWSDDTTLGVCYQSPSPFTLRGDASVVVPALGGAASHYDSNLHMEWPQSVGIGIRHQLSPCRVIAADVIWYDWQNSFDQFTLNLHDPLNPEFKALAPSITEGFPLDWRDSVSVRVGYEQQLANGMTFRLGYVYHPNPIPDDTLTPFIQATFEDAVTIGLGWKWNCWDVDVGYAHEFSPQLHGSNSAFEVNNGFNGSTSNGQIDAIVLDFIRRY
- a CDS encoding class I SAM-dependent methyltransferase encodes the protein MDSKIGAFFSDHVSQFTQELEAFDRQIDSEALPHSDQIVEDLTNCINRSLAVCAEFEKQFSTEDPLLLKDVQRRYREAIWPWFGKSWCMQRALTKPRGYPGDAVLLTAIYDGVAKSRGLGGYLDRYFLNTTLGRAVPARMWEARRFLMEELERRRGRVDVMNVACGSCREYLGGFEPSVERETTFTCIDNDPETLEFAKSKTQVALTKSGITSKFVRYNALRMVASASNIRRFGRSDVIYSVGLCDYIPDEYLIPLLTGWRETLNPGGVVYVAFKDTKLYDKTEYQWLADWYFFQRTTEECRQLFVLAGYDMSGVTVTRDPIGVIINFICRDKAPVAVRIDPAQEQPTAQHVDPVANSENAIVAPSQGHSAPQS
- a CDS encoding response regulator, yielding MTSARENTIDQPQRNAEPRIVGSRFQLRECLSEAHRIRTHAGRSIDDGSEVIVKIIPVDAVHPGSLMRLEHEAAHLQRLQSPWMGSVVYVGREQNELLLVYQRVPGISLRKCLGIRRLTVAEALAVGQALFSALRDMHQHRLLHRGVRPSNVMVPAAPSLTKATLVDFDPAPALRSDEGAAHDPSLEAAWYLSPEQAGSLDQDVTEASDLYSAGVTLFHCLAGRPPFTGNTLGAILYEHMTASVPELRSLGIAVPRALDEVVQRLLRKDPRDRYQSALAVVSDLQAIAMAMERGEAEPALVIGACDVRHTLAEPAFVARATELAALDEQMQRTEGGQAGLILLEGESGGGKTRLLTETTHRATSRGFWVLWGQGTNDVARLPFSLLQGVVEGFLSAVESNPELAPVVRERLGDEAPVVAAALPGLADAFGSTAAFASAPEEAGEVRTLHALTSFLNALGTPERPVLLVLDDCQWADELTYRLIRRWQAQAETEEGHRPVLLLAAFRSEETDEHHPLRRTNPALHLRLSPFETGEIKQLVESMAGPLPAAVIDAVTRLAEGSPFMASAVLRGLVESGTLQHETTGWRVDAQQVDEVQSSRQAAAFLARRLNLLPPDTLRFLSYGAVLGKEFELNVATELTEQTPAQAIAALDVARQRRLIWLRPDGSHCVFVHDKIRSALLDSQEESQLQSLHGRAAKYLQQHAPTRSAEIAYHFDAAGDSRSALPYALQAAEQSRAQYALEIAEQQYRIAERGSSGAIAAVRYQALEKLGEVLMLRGRYDQAGEKLQAAAIAANDSWDEAQVLGKLGELAFKRGDMERAIQNYQRALSSLGRYVPSRWPVLLLLTLKEAVVQILHTCFPRLFVHRFKRLPDEEEQLMLRLLSNLAHGCWYCRSLLHVMWAHLRNLNFAERFLPTLELAQAYAEHAPGLTLVGYLSRARAYAQKSLDIRRTFGDWSGQGQSLHYYGVVLYAGSRYQQCIEKCRDAIRLLERTGDYWQVHIARYQIAASLYRLGDLQGALEEARSNYESGIELGDEQASGIILDIWVRATGGTVPRQILEPELERQRHDAQGKAQVLFAHGLHLLGAGQLNNAQQRIEQAMEVVEAAGVRNAYTLPYWPWLATVLRLQALKLEHLTSQRRHELLQHAETAARRAIRQRWLCKNDLPHAYRELGLIMAMCDRPRKALRYFGKSQKVAKRQQAQYEFAQTLLARSELEAEIGHPAALPHKSEAQAILGELRIYDVQRDVANPTPQPASLSLADRFDAVLDWGRRIASALSPPVILGEARIAALRLLRAEHCLVLQIVDQDGKRALVPATGSIPGSWNESKLIDALRIRRAVAFVEETGIKGNNTADSGTDRSALCTPLYVRGQAVACLYATHEHVRGLFGTDEERLADYIATIAGAALENAAGFTQLQTLNENLEQRVQERTAAVEARSRELAQSNQELERLTQQLLTAQQELTVAKQAAEAASQAKSRFLAIMSHEIRTPMNGVIGMTELTLNTQLSRQQRSQLSVVKDSANALLAILNDILDFSKIEAGRLELESIPMSVRDVVEDAARLFAVPASRKGLELICHVAPEVPKHLLGDPSRLRQIVLNLVGNAIKFTDSGEIYVRVDCREKANDQCVLHFSVQDTGIGISPENQQSIFEAFRQSDSSMTRRFGGTGLGLSISSQLVSLMGGRIWVESRLGEGSGFQFVVPLHLAAIASPAAEPVETQPLESVLPICKTPIPRRAVLISRNIHAREAYAAMLKNWDLEIDVVDPSDDVVSKCQGDAEGKSLADILIVDISAAEPAELDHVEMLQHQLHAAVPIVGIAAPAGRFDLTQRCQELGIEHCVTKPVKMQELEIAVKAAMTAGNELTVQPNSEVQPATMPALHILVADDSPVNQEVATGLLELEGHQVKTANSGRDALELWRQQRFDLILMDVEMHDLDGLAATTAIRQQEARLGRRTPIIAMTAHAVEGFRDRCYAAGMDGYISKPFQPDELYRTIRNLCPQVVRVGT